A single Wolbachia endosymbiont (group A) of Bibio marci DNA region contains:
- a CDS encoding NuoM family protein, which yields MLLLSIFLLPLIGALILSLIKINHKSIYLKFISLFFAVLPFLLSVVTLVEFDYNNTDFQFVSYPIRNVGIGVDGISLLFLLLTTFLFVICMLYNCKMSYTTLKPYMALFLLLESFVVGFFISLNAISFYVFFEAVLIPMFFIIGVWGGKQRVYATFKLFLYTLTGSLLFLLGLVYIYSIFGTFSIQKLATLTPGLDLKVQLLLWIAFFISFAIKVPMFPFHTWLPDAHVQSPTSGSVILAGLLIKMGGYGFLRFSIPMLPQASLYFSNFVVVLSIIAVIYASLVAFAQDDIKKLIAYSSIAHMGIVTAGLFSFCEEGVLGAIFQMISHGLISAALFLCVGMLYTRTGILEIAKYFGIVNTMPKFGFMFILFSMASIGLPGTSGFIGEFLAMVGMFKSIGFFTGFIALGTILSAVYMLNLCKQIIWGVSYSKLLNNRLDSIEFSVLILLAVFVILLGFYPTLALNYLKPCMANLLVKYNAL from the coding sequence GTGTTGTTACTTAGTATATTCTTGCTTCCACTGATAGGAGCGTTAATTTTATCTTTAATCAAGATTAATCATAAATCTATATATCTAAAATTTATCTCTCTATTTTTTGCCGTACTTCCATTTTTGCTTAGTGTTGTAACTCTTGTAGAGTTTGATTATAACAATACAGACTTTCAGTTTGTCAGCTATCCAATTAGAAATGTTGGAATAGGGGTAGATGGCATATCGTTGCTTTTCCTTCTGCTGACAACTTTCTTGTTTGTTATTTGTATGCTCTACAATTGCAAAATGAGTTATACGACCCTCAAGCCATATATGGCATTGTTTCTGCTGCTTGAGAGTTTTGTAGTCGGTTTCTTTATTTCACTGAATGCTATAAGCTTTTATGTATTTTTTGAAGCTGTTTTAATACCAATGTTCTTTATTATTGGCGTTTGGGGAGGGAAACAAAGAGTGTATGCAACATTTAAATTGTTTCTTTATACACTAACTGGCTCGTTATTATTTCTACTTGGGTTGGTGTACATCTATAGTATTTTTGGGACGTTTAGTATACAAAAATTAGCCACATTAACGCCGGGTCTTGATCTTAAAGTGCAGTTGTTACTATGGATTGCATTTTTTATTTCTTTTGCAATAAAAGTTCCAATGTTTCCGTTTCACACTTGGCTTCCTGATGCGCATGTGCAATCACCAACTTCTGGATCTGTGATTTTAGCTGGCTTGCTTATTAAAATGGGGGGATATGGATTTTTAAGGTTTTCTATTCCAATGCTTCCTCAGGCAAGTTTGTATTTTTCAAATTTCGTTGTTGTGCTGAGCATTATTGCAGTAATATACGCTTCGCTAGTTGCGTTTGCTCAAGATGATATAAAGAAGTTAATAGCTTATTCTTCAATAGCACATATGGGGATCGTTACTGCTGGCCTCTTTTCATTTTGTGAGGAAGGAGTACTCGGCGCTATATTTCAAATGATTAGTCATGGCCTTATTTCTGCTGCTTTATTTTTATGTGTTGGAATGCTATATACTCGAACTGGAATTTTGGAGATTGCAAAATATTTTGGCATAGTAAACACAATGCCAAAATTTGGTTTTATGTTCATTTTATTTTCAATGGCTTCAATAGGGCTACCTGGAACATCTGGATTCATAGGTGAGTTTTTGGCTATGGTTGGAATGTTTAAGAGCATAGGGTTTTTTACAGGATTTATCGCACTTGGCACTATTTTAAGCGCAGTTTATATGCTGAATTTATGTAAGCAAATAATATGGGGGGTTAGCTATTCTAAATTATTAAATAACCGCTTGGATAGCATAGAATTTTCTGTCTTAATTCTGCTTGCAGTGTTTGTTATTTTGCTTGGATTCTACCCAACCCTTGCACTGAATTATTTGAAGCCATGTATGGCAAATTTGTTAGTCAAATATAATGCGCTATGA
- a CDS encoding NADH-quinone oxidoreductase subunit N encodes MNYIQILPETFSIISSLVLLLLGIIFNRRTINLLALGCTVITLIILIISAENNEIFLFNSLLKLNLYIRSAQGLILSTGILILLMLNLSKYDYKYEFSILILFALFGMITLVSANSLISFYLAFELMSISLYVLASFNKDSAYSCEAGVKYFTLSALSSCIMLYGMSLLYGYTGQVNFSELSSFLQNHQITYGIVFGLVFVLIGLCFKLAIAPFHMWAPDVYQGAPTIVTAFFSTAPKAALVTFLIRLMNEELVNVKSYVQPIFLYVSALSVLISAFGALRQQNLKRLLAYSSIGHIGFIFASLSIFTQAGTDSALMYLVIYIITSIGLFSYLIQIDDDDCDIANLSGIGKKRPIVAFHLSVLLLSMSGIPPLAGFIAKFFIFKSLINSGFISLSLILVMASVVSCYYYLNIIKAMYFDKASGNKVAYSKGLFIITSVASLINLVLFLYVLLTH; translated from the coding sequence ATGAATTATATACAGATATTGCCGGAAACGTTCTCTATTATCTCCTCGTTAGTGTTGCTACTGCTTGGAATTATATTTAACCGCCGAACTATCAACTTATTAGCACTTGGCTGCACAGTGATAACTTTGATTATTTTAATTATTTCAGCAGAAAACAATGAAATTTTTCTCTTTAATTCGTTGTTAAAACTCAATTTATACATCAGGTCAGCCCAAGGGTTAATTCTCAGCACAGGAATTTTAATACTTTTGATGCTGAATTTATCAAAATATGACTATAAATATGAATTTTCAATACTGATTCTTTTTGCGCTATTTGGCATGATAACTTTAGTTTCAGCAAATAGTCTGATTTCTTTTTACTTAGCTTTTGAGTTGATGAGTATATCTTTATATGTTCTTGCGAGCTTTAATAAAGATTCAGCTTATTCATGTGAAGCAGGAGTGAAATATTTTACACTTAGTGCATTATCTTCCTGCATTATGCTGTATGGTATGTCATTGCTTTATGGATATACAGGACAAGTCAATTTTTCTGAGTTAAGTTCATTCTTGCAAAACCATCAGATAACTTATGGAATAGTTTTTGGGTTAGTCTTTGTCCTAATTGGTTTGTGTTTCAAGCTTGCTATTGCTCCTTTTCATATGTGGGCTCCAGATGTCTATCAAGGTGCACCTACCATAGTAACTGCGTTTTTTTCTACAGCTCCAAAAGCTGCACTTGTAACATTTTTAATTCGATTGATGAATGAAGAGTTAGTAAATGTAAAAAGTTATGTTCAGCCTATTTTCTTATACGTTTCAGCATTGTCTGTGCTTATCTCAGCTTTTGGGGCCTTGCGTCAGCAAAACTTAAAAAGGCTGCTTGCTTACAGTTCAATTGGTCACATTGGTTTTATATTTGCTTCACTTTCTATTTTTACACAAGCAGGAACAGATAGTGCCTTAATGTATCTGGTGATATATATCATCACAAGCATAGGGCTATTCTCATATCTCATACAAATTGACGATGACGATTGTGATATTGCAAATTTATCTGGTATAGGGAAGAAACGCCCAATTGTAGCATTTCATCTTTCTGTGCTGTTACTCTCGATGTCGGGAATACCTCCACTTGCAGGTTTTATCGCTAAATTTTTTATATTCAAAAGTTTAATAAATTCTGGCTTTATCAGCCTGTCCTTGATCCTTGTAATGGCAAGTGTTGTATCGTGTTACTATTATCTAAATATCATAAAAGCTATGTATTTTGATAAAGCTAGTGGTAATAAGGTTGCTTATTCTAAGGGTCTATTCATTATCACTTCAGTGGCTTCACTGATCAACCTCGTTCTTTTCTTGTACGTTTTACTCACTCATTGA
- a CDS encoding biotin--[acetyl-CoA-carboxylase] ligase, which translates to MIPEGFHIHHYKEVSSTNKEALDLIGRGISNETIIIADKQTEGRGRTGKSWISPEGNFYVSLTIDLLHNHSGVIPMLDSSVTRWNDKENLSKLTELTFVTALAVRNTLLSFISDSNVQYKWPNDILIDGKKISGILLEKRSNSNWLIIGIGINVNHAPLPGTMCISNYGESVSNTDLLKELIINFNKLRKQWLFDGFYAIRKMWLTRAFKMNEQISVKLADKLYEGIFADIDKSGKLVLQQKDGSLIYFDAGELFIDNAL; encoded by the coding sequence GTGATCCCTGAGGGTTTTCATATTCATCATTACAAAGAAGTTTCAAGCACTAATAAAGAAGCGCTGGATTTAATTGGGAGAGGAATATCAAATGAAACTATTATTATTGCCGATAAACAAACAGAGGGTAGAGGGCGCACTGGAAAAAGCTGGATTTCTCCCGAGGGTAATTTTTATGTAAGTTTAACCATAGACCTCTTGCATAATCATTCTGGCGTCATTCCAATGCTGGATTCCAGCGTCACGCGCTGGAATGACAAAGAAAATTTAAGCAAATTAACAGAACTGACTTTTGTGACTGCTCTTGCTGTCAGGAATACGTTATTGTCATTTATAAGTGACAGTAACGTTCAATATAAATGGCCAAATGACATTCTAATCGATGGCAAGAAAATAAGCGGAATATTGCTTGAAAAAAGATCCAATTCGAATTGGCTCATTATAGGAATCGGAATTAATGTCAATCATGCACCACTTCCAGGAACAATGTGCATTAGCAATTACGGTGAATCTGTGTCTAATACAGACCTGTTAAAAGAATTAATAATAAACTTTAATAAGCTAAGAAAGCAATGGCTATTTGATGGGTTTTATGCTATAAGAAAAATGTGGCTTACAAGAGCATTCAAGATGAACGAGCAAATCAGTGTAAAGTTAGCTGACAAATTGTATGAAGGAATTTTTGCTGATATAGATAAAAGTGGTAAATTGGTGTTGCAGCAAAAGGATGGAAGCTTAATTTATTTTGATGCAGGTGAGTTATTTATTGATAATGCATTATGA
- the ccmE gene encoding cytochrome c maturation protein CcmE, with translation MKKKHKRLLITSGIFCFLSCIVFFILTTLKENISFFYTVSEAIVLPNNQKPIRVGGMVVENSVIRNESEVIFQMTDFNKSVVVKYQGILPPMFSEKSGVVVQGKMFDNSTFLADTVFAKHDENYMPKVFKQIP, from the coding sequence ATGAAGAAGAAACATAAGCGATTACTTATAACTTCAGGAATTTTCTGCTTTTTAAGCTGCATAGTCTTTTTTATTTTAACGACACTCAAAGAAAATATCTCATTTTTCTATACAGTAAGTGAGGCAATAGTTTTACCAAATAATCAAAAGCCAATCCGTGTTGGTGGAATGGTTGTTGAAAATAGCGTGATACGCAACGAAAGTGAAGTGATTTTTCAAATGACAGATTTTAACAAAAGCGTTGTGGTAAAATACCAGGGAATACTTCCACCGATGTTTTCAGAAAAAAGTGGTGTTGTTGTGCAAGGTAAAATGTTTGATAATAGTACCTTTCTTGCAGATACGGTGTTTGCAAAACATGATGAGAACTATATGCCGAAAGTTTTCAAACAGATTCCTTAA